Part of the Chloroflexota bacterium genome is shown below.
CGATGGGATTCGAACCCATGATAAAGGTTTTGCAGACCTCTGCCTTACCACTTGGCGACGTCGCCAAAATAAAATGCTGATTGCAGGTAAGATTGCTGATGAGTATCTCCAATCCACAATCTTCAGCCGTTAATCAGCAATTTCGTGAGCGGGCGACGGGATTCGAACCCGTGGCCTTCTCCTTGGCAAGGAGACGTTATACCACTTAACTACGCCCGCATGAAGCATATTTTGACTGAGTGCCGAGAGACAGGATCGAACTGTCGACACCGCAATTTTCAGTCGCGTGCTCTACCAACTGAGCTATCTCGGCATCAATATCAAAATGCGTTTTCCCAAACGCAGGCCAGATTTTACACGCATCGCAGGGGATTGTCAAGAAAACCGCGGCAGTGCAACTGGGCAATCGCATAGGGAAACCCTCACACCTTGACACGGGGAAACAGGTAGACTACAATCTGTAAAAATTTAGGTCAGCCTAAATAAGGATTTAGCATTATGCGAGATGAACTCACCCACGCGGTTGAAGATTACCTCAAAACCATCTACGACTTAAGCCTGACCCACGGGCGCGCCAGCACCACACAAATTGCTGAAGTTCTGAAAATCGCCCCGGCATCTGTCACTGGCATGATCAAACGGCTCTCCACTACTCGCCCACCGCTTGTCGAGTATATCAAACACCGCGGCGTAATTCTCACCCCCGAGGGCGAACGCGTCGCCCTGGAGATTATCCGCCATCACCGGCTGCTGGAATTATTCCTCTATGAAACTTTGGGCTACTCCTGGGATGAAGTCGATGCCGAGGCGGATCGTCTGGAGCATGTGATTTCTGAAGAATTTGAAGCCCGCATCGCTGAAGTGCTCGGCGATCCGACGCACGATCCCCATGGAGACCCAATTCCCGACAAGAATCTTCAGATGCCTTCTCATGCCAAACTGAGTTTGCGCGAAATGCGCCCTGATCAGTGCGGCACTATTCAGCGTGTGCGCGACAACGACCCAGACCTGCTGCGCCATCTCAGCGAGCAAGGCATCGTGCCACAGGCCCACTTCGTTGTCACCGGGTACACCCTCTTCGATG
Proteins encoded:
- a CDS encoding metal-dependent transcriptional regulator; this encodes MRDELTHAVEDYLKTIYDLSLTHGRASTTQIAEVLKIAPASVTGMIKRLSTTRPPLVEYIKHRGVILTPEGERVALEIIRHHRLLELFLYETLGYSWDEVDAEADRLEHVISEEFEARIAEVLGDPTHDPHGDPIPDKNLQMPSHAKLSLREMRPDQCGTIQRVRDNDPDLLRHLSEQGIVPQAHFVVTGYTLFDGNITIQVDGQAKVAVLGPRITRQIFVEQENG